One segment of Solanum lycopersicum chromosome 1, SLM_r2.1 DNA contains the following:
- the LOC101268306 gene encoding LOW QUALITY PROTEIN: receptor-like protein Cf-9 (The sequence of the model RefSeq protein was modified relative to this genomic sequence to represent the inferred CDS: deleted 1 base in 1 codon) has translation MGCVKIVFFMLYTFLCQLALSSSSPHLCPKDQALSLLQFKNMFTINPDASDYCDSSHPRTLFWNKSTDCCSWDGVHCDKMTGQVIELDLHCSHLQGKFHSNSSLFQLSNLKRLDFSYNDFTGSPISPKFGEFSSLRHLDLSRSGFTGLIPSEVSHLSKLYVLRIGDLNELSLGPYNFELLLKNLTQLRELHLESVNISSTIPSNFSSHLTTLQLSGTELHGILPERFFHLTDLESLDLSFNPQLTVRFPTTKWNSSASLIKLYLYNVNFTGTLPESFSYLTALHKLDMGYTNLSGPIPKPLWNLTSIEILYLDYNHLEGPISHSTIFEKLKRLSLRNNNLDGGLEFLSFNTQLEWIDLSSNSLTGPNPSNVSGLQNLEWLYLSSNNLNGSIPSWIFSLPSLIELDLSNNTFSGKIQDFKSKTLSVVSLRQNQLEGPIPNSLLNQSLFYLVLSHNNISGHISSSICNLKKMILLDLGSNNLEGTIPQCVGEMKENLWSLDLSNNRLSGTINTTFSIGNSLRVISLHGNKLTGKVPRSLINCKYLTLLDLGNNQLNDTFPNWLGNLSQLKILNLRSNKLHGPIKSSGNTNLFTRLQILDLSSNGFSGNLPESILGNLQAMKKIDESTRTPEYISDIYYNYLTTITTKGQDYDSVRIFTSNMIINLSKNRFEGRIPSTIGDLVGLRTLNLSHNVLEGHIPASFQNLSVLESLDLSSNKISGAIPQQLASLTFLEVLNLSHNHLVGCIPKGKQFDSFGNSSYQGNDGLRGFPLSKHCGGDDQVTTPAELDQEEEEEDSPMISWQGVLVGYGCGLVIGLSVIYIMWSTQYPAWFSRMDLKLEHMITTRMKKHKKRY, from the exons ATGGGTTGTGtaaaaattgtgttttttatGCTATATACCTTTCTCTGTCAACTTGCTTTGTCGTCATCCTCACCTCATTTGTGCCCGAAAGATCAAGCTCTTTCTCTGCTACAATTCAAGAACATGTTTACCATTAATCCTGATGCTTCTGATTATTGTGATTCTTCTCATCCAAGAACTCTTTTCTGGAACAAAAGCACAGATTGTTGCTCATGGGATGGAGTTCATTGTGACAAGATGACAGGACAAGTGATTGAGCTTGATCTCCATTGCAGCCACCTTCAAGGCAAGTTTCATTCAAACAGTAGCCTCTTTCAACTCTCCAATCTCAAAAgacttgatttttcttataatgATTTCACTGGATCGCCCATTTCACCTAAATTTGGTGAGTTTTCTAGTTTGAGACATCTTGATTTGTCGCGTTCAGGCTTTACTGGTCTAATCCCT TCTGAAGTCTCTCATCTTTCTAAACTATACGTTCTTCGTATCGGTGATCTAAATGAGCTTAGTCTTGGGCCTTACAATTTTGAACTGCTCCTTAAGAACTTGACCCAATTAAGAGAGCTCCACCTTGAATCTGTCAACATCTCTTCTACTATTCCTTCCAATTTCTCTTCTCATTTAACAACTCTACAACTTTCAGGCACAGAGTTACATGGGATATTGCCCGAAAGATTCTTCCACCTCACCGACTTAGAATCCCTTGATTTATCATTCAATCCCCAGCTCACAGTTAGGTTTCCCACAACCAAATGGAATAGCAGTGCATCACTCATCAAGTTATATCTCTATAATGTGAATTTTACTGGTACGTTACCTGAATCGTTTAGCTATCTAACTGCACTTCATAAGCTGGACATGGGTTATACTAATCTGTCAGGGCCCATTCCTAAACCTCTATGGAATCTCACCAGCATAGAGATTTTGTACCTTGATTATAACCATCTTGAAGGACCAATTTCCCACTCCACGATATTTGAAAAACTCAAGAGGTTATCACTTAGAAATAACAACTTGGATGGCGGACTTGAGTTCTTATCCTTTAACACCCAACTTGAATGGATAGATTTATCATCCAATTCCCTAACTGGTCCAAATCCATCCAACGTAAGCGGACTTCAAAACCTAGAATGGCTCTACTTGTCATCAAACAACTTGAATGGGAGTATACCTTCCTGGATATTCTCCCTTCCTTCATTGATAGAGTTAGACTTGAGCAATAACACTTTCAGTGGAAAAATTCAAGACTTCAAGTCCAAAACATTAAGTGTCGTTTCTCTACGACAAAATCAGCTGGAAGGTCCTATTCCGAATTCACTCCTAAACCAGAGCCTATTTTATCTTGTCCTTTCACACAATAATATCAGTGGACATATTTCTTCATCTATCTGCAAtctgaaaaaaatgatattgttAGACTTGGGAAGTAACAATTTGGAGGGAACGATCCCACAATGTGTGGGTGAGATGAAAGAAAACCTTTGGAGTTTGGATTTGAGCAACAACAGACTTAGTGGGACAATCAATACAACTTTTAGTATTGGAAACTCTTTAAGGGTCATTAGCTTGCACGGGAATAAGCTAACCGGGAAAGTCCCACGATCTTTGATCAATTGCAAGTATTTGACACTACTTGATCTAGGTAACAATCAGTTGAATGACACATTTCCAAACTGGTTGGGAAACCTATCtcaattgaagattttaaaCTTGAGATCAAATAAGTTGCATGGTCCCATCAAATCTTCAGGGAATACAAACTTGTTTACGCGTCTTCAAATTCTTGATCTATCATCTAATGGATTTAGTGGGAATTTACCCGAAAGTATTTTGGGGAATTTGCAAgccatgaaaaaaattgatgagaGTACAAGAACACCAGAGTATATTTCTGatatttattacaattatttgaCGACAATTACTACAAAGGGACAAGATTATGATTCTGTTAGAATTTTTACTTCTAACATGATTATCAATCTCTCAAAGAACAGATTTGAAGGTCGTATTCCAAGCACTATTGGAGATCTTGTTGGACTTCGTACGTTGAATTTGTCTCATAATGTCTTGGAAGGTCATATACCGGcatcatttcaaaatttatcaGTACTCGAATCATTGGATCTCTCATCTAACAAAATCAGCGGAGCAATTCCGCAGCAGCTTGCATCCCTCACATTCCTTGAAGTCTTAAATCTCTCTCACAATCATCTTGTTGGATGCATCCCCAAAGGAAAACAATTTGATTCGTTCGGGAACAGTTCATACCAAGGGAATGATGGGTTACGCGGATTTCCACTCTCAAAACATTGTGGTGGTGATGATCAAGTGACAACTCCAGCTGAGCTAGATCAagaagaggaggaagaagatTCACCAATGATCAGTTGGCAGGGGGTTCTCGTGGGTTACGGTTGTGGACTTGTTATTGGACTATCCGTAATATACATAATGTGGTCAACTCAATATCCAGCATGGTTTTCGAGGATGGATTTAAAGTTGGAACACATGATTACTACGAGAATGAAAAAGCACAAGAAAAGATATTAG
- the LOC101246079 gene encoding receptor-like protein Cf-9, translating to MGCVKLVFFMLYSFLCQLAFSSSSSHLCPKYQALALLQFKNMFTVNPDASYYCEFSHPKTRSWNKSTDCCSWDGVHCDNTTGQVIELDLRCSQLQGKLHSNSSLFQLSNLKRLDLSYNDFTGSPISPKFGEFSNLTHLDLFDSNFTGIIPSEISHLSKLYVLRTSTDYPYGLSLGPHNFELLLKNLTQLRELNLYDVNLSSTIPSNFSSHLTNLRLAYTELRGILPERFFHLSNLESLDLSFNPQLTVRFPTTKWNSSASLVNLYLAGVNIADRIPESFSHLTALHKLHMGYTNLSGPIPKPLWNLTHIESLFLDYNHLEGPISHFTIFEKLKSLSLGNNNFDGRLEFLSFNRSWMKLERLDFSSNFLTGPIPSNVSGLQNLQQLILSSNHLNGTIPSWIFSLPSLTVLNLSDNTLSGKIQEFKSKTLYFVSLEQNKLEGPIPRSLLNQQFLQALLLSHNNISGHISSAICNLKTFILLNLKSNNLEGTIPQCLGEMSELQVLDLSNNSLSGTMNTTFSIGNPLHIIKLDWNKLQGKVPPSLINCKKLELLDLSNNELNDTFPKWLGDLPNLQVLNFRSNKLYGPIRTNNLFAKIRVVDLSSNGFSGDLPVSFFENFEAMKINGENNGTRKYVADLYSDYYKNYLIVTTKGLDQELSRVLTTQIIIDLSKNKFEGHIPNIIGDLIGLRTLNLSHNVLEGHIPASFQNLSVLESLDLSSNKISGAIPQQLASLTFLEVLNLSHNHLVGCIPKGKQFDSFENSSYLGNDGLRGLPPSRDCGRDDQVTTPAELDQEEDSPMISWQAVLMGYGCGLVIGLSVIYIMWSTQYPAWFSRMDVKLEHIISKRMKKHKKRY from the coding sequence ATGGGTTGTGTAAAACTTGTGTTTTTCATGCTATATTCCTTTCTCTGTCAACTTGCTTTCTCCTCATCCTCATCTCATTTGTGCCCGAAATATCAAGCTCTTGCTCTTCTACAGTTCAAGAACATGTTTACCGTTAATCCTGATGCTTCTTATTATTGTGAGTTTTCTCATCCAAAAACTCGTTCCTGGAACAAGAGCACAGATTGTTGCTCATGGGATGGAGTTCATTGTGACAATACAACAGGACAAGTAATTGAGCTTGATCTCCGTTGCAGCCAACTTCAAGGCAAGCTTCATTCCAATAGTAGCCTCTTTCAACTCTCCAATCTCAAAAGACTTGATTTGTCTTATAATGATTTCACTGGATCGCCCATTTCACCTAAATTTGGTGAGTTTTCAAATTTGACGCATCTTGATTTGTTTGATTCTAATTTTACGGGTATAATCCCTTCCGAAATTTCTCATCTTTCTAAACTATACGTTCTGCGTACCTCGACTGATTATCCATATGGGCTTAGTCTTGGGCCTCACAATTTTGAACTGCTCCTTAAGAACTTGACCCAATTAAGAGAGCTCAACCTTTACGATGTGAACCTCTCTTCCACCATTCCTTCCAATTTCTCTTCTCATTTAACAAATCTACGGCTTGCATACACAGAGTTACGTGGGATATTGCCCGAAAGATTCTTCCACCTTTCCAACTTAGAATCCCTTGATTTATCATTCAATCCCCAGCTCACGGTTAGGTTTCCCACAACCAAATGGAATAGCAGTGCATCACTCGTGAATTTATATCTCGCTGGTGTGAATATTGCTGATAGGATACCTGAATCATTTAGCCATCTAACTGCACTTCATAAGCTGCACATGGGTTATACTAATCTGTCAGGGCCCATTCCTAAACCTCTATGGAATCTCACCCACATAGAGAGTTTGTTCCTTGATTATAACCATCTTGAAGGACCAATTTCCCATTTCACGATATTTGAAAAGCTCAAGAGTTTATCACTTGGAAATAACAACTTTGATGGCCGTCTTGAGTTCTTATCCTTTAACAGAAGCTGGATGAAGCTTGAAAGGCTAgatttttcatccaatttccTAACTGGTCCAATTCCATCCAATGTAAGTGGACTGCAAAACCTACAACAACTCATCTTGTCGTCAAACCACTTGAATGGGACTATACCTTCCTGGATATTCTCCCTTCCTTCACTGACAGTTTTAAACTTGAGTGATAACACTTTGAGTGGAAAAATTCAGGAGTTCAAGTCCAAAACATTATATTTCGTTAGTCTAGAACAAAATAAGCTGGAAGGTCCAATTCCAAGGTCACTCCTAAACCAGCAGTTCCTACAAGCTCTTCTCCTTTCACACAATAATATCAGTGGACATATTTCTTCAGCTATCTGCAATCTGAAAACATTCATACTACTAAATTTGAAAAGTAATAATTTGGAGGGAACAATCCCACAATGTTTGGGTGAGATGAGTGAACTTCAAGTTTTGGATTTAAGCAACAATAGTCTTAGTGGAACAATGAATACAACTTTTAGTATTGGAAACCCACTCCACATCATTAAATTGGACTGGAATAAGCTACAGGGGAAAGTCCCACCATCTTTGATCAATTGTAAGAAATTGGAACTTCTAGATTTAAGTAACAATGAGTTGAATGACACGTTTCCAAAATGGTTAGGAGACCTACCTAATTTGCAGGTTTTAAACTTTAGATCAAATAAGTTGTATGGCCCTATAAGGACTAACAACTTGTTTGCTAAAATTCGAGTCGTAGATCTCTCATCCAATGGATTTAGTGGAGATTTACCAGTGAgcttttttgagaattttgaaGCCATGAAAATAAATGGTGAGAACAATGGAACCCGAAAGTATGTAGCAGATCTGTATTCTGattattacaaaaattatttgatagtGACAACGAAGGGACTGGATCAGGAACTTTCTCGAGTTTTGACTACACAAATAATTATTGATCTCTCAAAGAACAAATTTGAaggtcatattccaaacatTATTGGAGATCTCATTGGACTTCGTACCTTGAACCTATCTCATAATGTCTTGGAAGGTCATATACCGGcatcatttcaaaatttatcaGTACTCGAATCATTAGATCTCTCATCTAACAAAATCAGCGGAGCAATTCCGCAGCAGCTTGCATCCCTCACATTCCTTGAAGTCTTAAATCTCTCTCACAATCATCTCGTTGGATGCATCCCCAAAGGAAAACAATTTGATTCGTTCGAGAACAGTTCATACCTTGGAAATGATGGATTACGAGGATTGCCACCCTCAAGAGATTGTGGCCGTGATGATCAAGTAACAACTCCAGCTGAGCTAGATCAAGAAGAAGATTCACCAATGATCAGTTGGCAAGCAGTTCTCATGGGTTACGGTTGTGGACTTGTTATTGGACTATCCGTAATATACATAATGTGGTCAACTCAATATCCAGCATGGTTTTCCAGGATGGATGTAAAATTGGAACACATCATTagtaaaagaatgaaaaaacacaagaaaagaTATTAG
- the LOC101252514 gene encoding receptor-like protein Cf-9 codes for MDCVKLIFFMLYPFLCQLALSSSSPHLCPKDEALALLQFKHMFTVNPNASDYCYDITDQENIQSYPRTLSWNNSIDCCSWNGVHCDETTGQVIELDLRCSQLQGKFHSNSSLFHLSNLKSLDLAYNNFSGSLISPKFGEFSGLAHLDLSHSSFTGLIPAEISHLSKLHILRIGDQHELSLGPHNFELLLKNLTQLRELHLESVNISSTIPSNFSSHLTTLQLSDTQLRGILPERVLHLSNLETLILSYNNFHGQLEFLSFNRSWTRLELLDFSSNSLTGPVPSNVSGLQNLLWLSLSSNHLNGTIPSWIFSLPSLKVLDLSNNTFRGKIQEFKSKTLSIVTLKENQLEGPIPNSLLNTPSLRILLLSHNNISGQIASTICNLTALNVLNLRSNNLEGTIPQCLGKMNICKLDLSNNSLSGTINTNFSIGNQLRVISLHGNKLTGKVPRSLINCKYLTLLDLGNNQLNDTFPNWFGDLPHLQIFSLRSNKFHGPIKSSGNTNLFAQLQILDLSSNGFSGNLPISLFGNLQAMKKIDESTTPHYVSDQYVGYYDYLTTITTKGQDYDSVQILDSNMIIDLSKNRFEGHIPGIIGDLVGLRTLNLSHNVLEGHIPTSLQNLSVLESLDLSSNKISGEIPKQLESLTFLEVLNLSHNHLVGCIPTGKQFDSFENSSYQGNDGLHGFPLSTHCGGDDRVPPAITPAEIDQEEEEDSPMISWEAVLMGYGCGLVIGLSVIYIMWSTQYPAWFSRLVVKLEHKITMRMKRHEERY; via the coding sequence ATGGATTGTgtgaaacttatattttttatgctaTATCCCTTTCTCTGTCAACTTGCTTTATCCTCATCCTCACCTCATTTGTGCCCCAAAGATGAAGCTCTTGCTCTTCTACAATTCAAGCACATGTTTACCGTTAATCCTAATGCTTCTGATTATTGTTACGACATAACAGACCAAGAGAATATCCAGTCATATCCAAGAACTCTGTCATGGAACAACAGCATAGATTGTTGCTCATGGAATGGAGTTCATTGTGACGAGACGACAGGGCAAGTGATTGAGCTTGATCTCCGTTGCAGCCAACTTCAAGGCAAGTTTCATTCCAATAGCAGCCTCTTTCACCTCTCCAATCTCAAAAGCCTTGATTTGgcttataataatttttctggATCACTCATTTCACCTAAATTTGGTGAGTTCTCTGGCTTGGCGCATCTTGATTTGTCACATTCAAGTTTTACAGGTCTGATCCCAGCTGAAATCTCTCACCTTTCTAAACTACACATTCTTCGTATAGGTGATCAACATGAGCTTAGTCTTGGGCCTCACAATTTTGAACTGCTCCTTAAGAACTTGACCCAATTAAGAGAGCTCCACCTTGAATCTGTCAACATCTCTTCCACTATTCCTTCAAATTTCTCTTCTCATTTAACAACTCTACAACTTTCAGACACACAGTTACGTGGGATTTTGCCCGAAAGAGTTCTCCACCTTTCCAACTTAGAAACccttattttatcatataacAACTTTCATGGCCAACTTGAGTTCTTATCCTTTAACAGAAGTTGGACCCGACTTGAATTGCTAGATTTTTCGTCCAATTCCCTTACTGGTCCAGTCCCATCCAATGTAAGTGGACTGCAAAACCTACTATGGCTCAGCTTGTCATCAAACCACTTGAATGGGACTATACCTTCCTGGATATTCTCCCTTCCTTCGCTAAAAGTGTTAGACTTGAGCAATAACACTTTCAGAGGAAAAATTCAGGAGTTCAAGTCCAAAACATTAAGTATCGTTACTCTTAAAGAAAATCAGCTGGAAGGTCCAATACCAAATTCACTCCTAAACACGCCAAGCCTAAGAATTCTTCTTCTTTCACACAATAATATCAGTGGACAGATTGCTTCAACTATCTGCAATCTGACAGCACTGAATGTGCTAAATTTGAGAAGTAATAATTTGGAGGGGACAATCCCACAATGTTTGGGTAAGATGAATATTTGTAAATTGGATTTGAGCAACAACAGTCTTAGTGGGacaattaatacaaattttagTATTGGAAACCAACTCAGGGTCATTAGCTTGCATGGGAATAAGCTAACAGGGAAAGTCCCACGATCTTTGATCAATTGCAAGTACTTGACACTTCTTGATCTAGGTAACAATCAGTTGAATGACACATTTCCAAACTGGTTCGGAGACCTACCTCATTTGCAGATTTTTAGCTTGAGATCAAATAAGTTTCATGGTCCTATTAAATCTTCAGGGAATACAAACTTGTTTGCGCAGCTTCAAATTCTGGATCTGTCATCCAATGGATTTAGTGGTAATTTACCAATAAGTCTTTTTGGGAATTTGCAAgccatgaaaaaaattgatgagaGTACTACCCCACATTATGTGTCTGATCAATATGttggttattatgattatttgacGACAATTACAACAAAGGGACAAGATTATGATTCGGTTCAAATTTTGGATTCTAACATGATTATCGATCTCTCAAAGAACAGGTTTGAAGGTCACATTCCAGGCATTATTGGAGATCTCGTTGGACTTCGTACCTTGAACTTATCTCATAATGTCTTGGAAGGTCATATACCAACATCATTGCAAAATTTATCAGTACTCGAATCATTGGATCTCTCATCTAACAAAATCAGCGGAGAAATTCCGAAGCAGCTTGAATCCCTCACATTTCTTGAAGTCTTGAATCTCTCTCACAATCATCTTGTTGGATGCATTCCCACAGGAAAACAATTTGATTCGTTCGAGAACAGTTCATACCAAGGGAATGATGGGTTACACGGATTTCCACTATCAACACATTGTGGCGGTGATGATCGGGTACCACCGGCAATAACTCCAGCTGAGATAgatcaagaagaagaagaagattcacCAATGATCAGTTGGGAAGCAGTTCTCATGGGTTATGGCTGTGGACTTGTTATTGGACTGTCCGTAATATACATAATGTGGTCAACTCAATATCCAGCATGGTTTTCGAGGTTGGTTGTGAAATTGGAACACAAAATTACTATGAGAATGAAAAGGCACGAGGAAAGATATTAG
- the LOC101258584 gene encoding putative pentatricopeptide repeat-containing protein At1g10330, whose product MPKPKKPEHMLQLLQHFIKHSNQIKQVHSLLTTSGRLLLTSQWINTLLYNTLIRAYLNISQPQTALILFTHMLFHQAQPNSHTFPSLSKAASSFPSRLASYIGKNLHCQVLRRGVLGDPYVCTSFIGLYSHAGELESAHKVFDEIPEPCIVSYNAMLDACGKNGDMGLGFLMFSRMSYRDVYSWTSMIHGYMKNGCSEVAVKFFQRMMVHEDVKRGLLKPNEATFVSILSSCTFLDIGVALYLGRQVHAYMVKNEELSVFTMTALIAFYGKMGSLVYASKIFDAMVSKQVCAWNAMISSLALNGREKQALMMYEKMRAKGLQPNEITFVAVLSACARAKLVDFGFKLFEAMSHEFGLVAKMEHYGCVVDLLGRAGLLQEAYDFIKKMPFEADATVLGALMGACRLHGAIELGNEVSQLLLESQPSHSGRYVQLSSIYAGAERWDHAAALRKAMLDAGIHKVPAHSLV is encoded by the coding sequence ATGCCAAAGCCAAAAAAACCTGAACATATGCTTCAACTTCTGCAGCATTTTATCAAACACtcaaaccaaatcaaacaaGTCCATTCGCTGCTCACAACGAGTGGCCGTCTCCTCCTTACCTCTCAATGGATCAACACACTGCTTTACAACACTCTCATCAGGGCTTATCTCAACATTTCTCAGCCTCAAACAGCTCTCATCCTTTTCACCCACATGCTCTTTCATCAAGCTCAGCCGAATAGCCATACTTTCCCTTCCCTTAGCAAAGCAGCCTCGTCTTTCCCGTCCCGTTTGGCTTCATATATAGGCAAGAACCTTCACTGTCAAGTCTTGAGAAGAGGGGTCTTGGGTGACCCGTATGTCTGTACATCTTTCATTGGGCTGTATTCGCACGCGGGTGAACTCGAGAGTGCGCACAAggtttttgatgaaattcctGAACCGTGTATTGTCTCGTATAATGCGATGCTTGATGCTTGTGGGAAAAATGGGGATATGGGTTTGGGGTTCTTGATGTTTTCTCGCATGTCTTATAGAGATGTTTATTCATGGACTAGTATGATTCATGGGTACATGAAAAACGGGTGCTCTGAAGTTGCTGTTAAGTTTTTCCAGAGAATGATGGTACACGAGGATGTGAAGCGTGGTTTATTGAAGCCAAACGAGGCTACTTTTGTTAGTATTCTTTCTTCTTGCACATTTTTGGATATTGGTGTGGCATTATATCTTGGGAGGCAAGTACATGCTTACATGGTAAAGAATGAGGAGTTGAGTGTCTTCACGATGACCGCATTGATCGCGTTTTATGGAAAGATGGGTTCTTTGGTTTATGCTTCAAAGATATTTGATGCAATGGTTAGCAAGCAGGTTTGTGCTTGGAATGCTATGATTTCTTCCCTAGCTTTGAATGGAAGAGAGAAGCAGGCATTAATGATGTATGAGAAGATGAGGGCAAAGGGGCTGCAACCAAATGAGATTACCTTCGTGGCTGTTCTATCAGCTTGTGCGCGTGCCAAGCTTGTTGATTTCGGTTTTAAATTGTTTGAAGCAATGTCACATGAATTTGGACTTGTAGCTAAGATGGAACATTATGGTTGTGTGGTTGATCTCTTAGGGAGAGCTGGGCTATTACAGGAAGCGTACGACTTCATAAAGAAGATGCCTTTTGAAGCTGATGCCACTGTATTGGGGGCTCTGATGGGTGCCTGTAGACTTCATGGAGCTATTGAATTGGGAAATGAAGTATCACAACTACTGCTTGAGTCGCAACCAAGTCATTCTGGCCGTTATGTGCAACTCTCAAGCATTTATGCTGGTGCAGAGAGGTGGGATCATGCTGCTGCCTTGAGAAAAGCAATGTTAGATGCTGGAATACACAAGGTTCCAGCCCACAGTTTAGTTTAG